A stretch of Vannielia litorea DNA encodes these proteins:
- the ftsY gene encoding signal recognition particle-docking protein FtsY has product MAFFRKLKDKLFKSSSKLDEGLEAIVADGGEAEAVEEVEAVEAGMLVTAGVGAPEGASSEPVPAAPEVPAPEPELPPVPEPEVPEPDLPPAPEPAPEVPPAPGPGPEIPEPDLPEPEVPQPEPDVPPIPVPPAPRAGEEAAPKRAGFIGRMLGRGEATVVRRVLDDDMVESLEELLIASDMGVDTALRVTANMAEGRYGRKVSTAEIKQFLADEITRIMEPVARPMPLYPTRPQVVLVVGVNGSGKTTTIGKLASQFRAAGKKVVIAAGDTFRAAAVEQLQVWGERAGVPVMTAPEGSDPASLAFDAMTKAQADGADLLMIDTAGRLQNRADLMEELSKIVRVIRKKDPDAPHNTLLVLDATTGQNALSQVETFQKMADVSGLVMTKLDGTAKGGVLVALADRFGLPIHAIGVGEQIDDLDAFDPREFAEALTGAGSGA; this is encoded by the coding sequence ATGGCGTTTTTCAGGAAGCTCAAGGACAAGCTGTTCAAATCCAGCTCGAAGCTGGACGAGGGGCTGGAAGCGATCGTTGCCGATGGCGGCGAGGCGGAGGCGGTCGAGGAGGTGGAGGCCGTCGAGGCCGGCATGTTGGTGACGGCAGGGGTGGGGGCGCCGGAGGGGGCGTCATCCGAGCCGGTGCCGGCTGCGCCGGAGGTGCCCGCGCCGGAGCCCGAGCTGCCGCCGGTGCCCGAGCCCGAGGTGCCCGAGCCTGACCTCCCGCCCGCGCCTGAGCCCGCGCCCGAGGTGCCGCCTGCGCCTGGGCCCGGGCCGGAGATACCCGAGCCCGACCTGCCCGAGCCGGAGGTGCCGCAGCCCGAGCCCGACGTGCCGCCGATCCCGGTGCCGCCTGCGCCGCGCGCCGGGGAGGAGGCCGCGCCGAAGCGGGCCGGCTTCATTGGCCGGATGCTGGGGCGGGGCGAGGCCACGGTGGTGCGCCGGGTGCTCGACGACGACATGGTGGAGAGCCTCGAGGAGCTGTTGATTGCCTCCGACATGGGGGTGGACACCGCGCTGCGGGTCACCGCGAACATGGCCGAGGGGCGCTATGGCCGGAAGGTCTCGACCGCCGAGATCAAGCAGTTCCTGGCCGATGAGATCACCCGGATCATGGAGCCCGTGGCCCGCCCCATGCCGCTTTATCCCACCCGCCCGCAGGTGGTGCTGGTGGTGGGGGTGAACGGCTCTGGCAAGACCACGACGATCGGCAAGCTGGCCTCGCAGTTTCGCGCGGCGGGCAAGAAGGTGGTGATCGCGGCGGGCGATACCTTCCGGGCAGCGGCGGTGGAGCAGTTGCAGGTCTGGGGCGAGCGGGCGGGCGTGCCGGTGATGACGGCGCCGGAGGGCAGCGACCCGGCGAGCCTGGCCTTCGACGCGATGACGAAGGCGCAGGCGGATGGGGCGGACCTGCTGATGATCGACACCGCGGGCCGGCTCCAGAACAGGGCCGACCTGATGGAGGAGCTCTCCAAGATCGTGCGCGTCATCCGCAAGAAGGACCCGGACGCGCCGCACAACACGCTGCTGGTGCTGGATGCCACGACCGGGCAGAACGCGCTCAGCCAGGTGGAGACCTTCCAGAAGATGGCCGATGTCTCGGGGCTGGTGATGACCAAGCTCGACGGCACCGCCAAGGGCGGCGTGCTGGTGGCGCTGGCCGACAGGTTCGGCCTGCCGATCCATGCCATTGGCGTGGGCGAGCAGATCGACGATCTCGACGCCTTCGACCCGCGCGAGTTTGCCGAGGCGCTGACCGGCGCCGGGTCGGGCGCGTGA
- a CDS encoding DMT family transporter has translation MPWVALLLAGLLEVLWAYSMKKSQGFTLPGPSLVTLVTMIASFALLAWAMRSLPLGTAYAIWTGIGATGSFALGILVLGEPASPARLAAIGLIVGGIVLLRLAG, from the coding sequence ATGCCCTGGGTCGCCCTCCTCCTCGCCGGTCTGCTCGAAGTCCTCTGGGCCTACTCGATGAAAAAGTCGCAAGGCTTCACCCTGCCCGGCCCCAGCCTCGTCACCCTCGTCACCATGATCGCCAGCTTCGCCCTGCTGGCCTGGGCCATGCGCAGCCTGCCGCTGGGCACCGCCTACGCAATCTGGACGGGCATCGGCGCCACGGGCAGCTTCGCCCTGGGCATCCTCGTGCTGGGCGAGCCCGCCTCGCCCGCGCGCCTCGCCGCCATCGGGCTGATCGTGGGCGGCATCGTCCTTCTGCGGCTGGCCGGATAG
- a CDS encoding MgtC/SapB family protein → MSTISLQATCAAPGPAQIQMQHTAAAHGLTRFTTPALRLVAHTRHPAASPPGPQAPTGTVPVDRGCHVNRHGETSVETIAADFTGTFAAVPWPVALVRLLAAAVLGGLIGLEREWRDKPAGLRTHILIALAACLFIVISQQLSELSFGPQENMRVDPLRLIEAVTAGVAFLAAGIIFTKGDTVRNTTTGASMWLAGGVGLACGAGQLPLAAMATAITISVLWLLKVLMRLGGEG, encoded by the coding sequence ATGTCGACGATCTCGCTGCAAGCCACCTGCGCCGCACCCGGCCCGGCCCAGATCCAGATGCAGCACACCGCCGCCGCCCATGGCCTCACCCGCTTCACCACCCCTGCCCTCCGCCTCGTCGCGCACACCCGGCACCCTGCCGCCTCGCCCCCCGGCCCGCAAGCGCCCACCGGAACCGTCCCGGTCGACCGGGGTTGTCATGTCAACCGACACGGGGAGACCAGCGTGGAAACCATCGCCGCCGATTTCACCGGCACCTTCGCCGCGGTGCCCTGGCCCGTCGCCCTCGTGCGGCTGCTCGCCGCGGCGGTGCTGGGCGGGCTCATCGGGCTCGAGCGCGAGTGGCGCGACAAGCCCGCGGGCCTGCGCACCCATATCCTCATCGCCCTGGCCGCCTGCCTCTTCATCGTCATCAGCCAGCAGCTCTCCGAACTCAGCTTCGGCCCGCAGGAAAACATGCGCGTCGATCCGCTGCGCCTGATCGAGGCGGTGACGGCGGGCGTGGCCTTCCTCGCGGCGGGGATCATCTTCACCAAGGGCGACACGGTGCGCAACACCACCACCGGCGCCTCCATGTGGCTCGCCGGCGGCGTCGGCCTCGCCTGCGGCGCGGGCCAGCTGCCCCTCGCCGCCATGGCCACGGCGATCACCATCAGCGTGCTCTGGCTGCTGAAGGTGCTGATGCGCCTGGGCGGCGAGGGTTGA
- a CDS encoding transporter substrate-binding domain-containing protein — MKFAAAAVFASLFVTPALAQDLPDLQGREITVVTENAYPPLQYMKDGEAVGWEYDAMAEIAARINMTVAYENISWDAMIPAVSEGQYDLGMTGITIRDDRREMVDFSDAYMRSEMSMLVRGDEARFADAASFAADDDLLVAAQPGTTPFYVAVYDVLDGNEANPRVKLFETFGAGVQALRAGDVDLVLTDGVAAEGYVAASDGALKVVGEKLGTEDFGFIFPKGSDLVAPINAAIASMAADGTLDALNKKWFLDTKLGE; from the coding sequence ATGAAATTCGCCGCCGCCGCCGTCTTTGCCTCGCTCTTCGTGACGCCTGCGCTTGCTCAGGACCTGCCGGACCTTCAGGGCCGGGAGATCACCGTGGTCACCGAGAACGCCTATCCGCCGTTGCAGTACATGAAGGACGGCGAGGCGGTGGGCTGGGAGTATGACGCGATGGCCGAGATCGCCGCGCGGATCAACATGACGGTCGCCTACGAGAACATCAGCTGGGACGCGATGATCCCCGCCGTCTCGGAAGGGCAGTACGACCTCGGAATGACCGGGATCACCATCCGGGACGACCGCAGGGAGATGGTGGATTTCTCCGATGCCTACATGCGCAGCGAGATGTCGATGCTGGTGCGGGGCGACGAGGCGCGGTTCGCCGATGCGGCGAGCTTTGCCGCCGACGACGACCTGCTGGTGGCCGCCCAGCCCGGCACCACGCCGTTTTACGTTGCGGTCTACGACGTGCTGGATGGCAACGAGGCCAACCCGCGGGTGAAGCTCTTCGAGACCTTCGGGGCGGGCGTGCAGGCGCTCAGGGCGGGCGACGTGGACCTGGTGCTGACCGACGGCGTGGCCGCCGAGGGCTACGTGGCGGCCTCGGACGGGGCGCTGAAGGTGGTGGGCGAGAAGCTGGGGACAGAGGACTTTGGCTTCATCTTTCCGAAAGGCTCCGACCTCGTTGCGCCGATCAACGCGGCGATCGCCTCGATGGCCGCGGACGGCACGCTGGATGCGCTGAACAAGAAGTGGTTTCTCGACACCAAGCTCGGCGAGTGA
- a CDS encoding amino acid ABC transporter permease — translation MRERPGEKDFPWWLVILAATGAVLFAQVVADDLYAQVLETLSKGVAITVFVTLVAFSLATLLGLVLAMASMSRWLVARQAARLYVEIVRGVPILVLLLYVAFVLAPALVVAVNWVLTSLGGEGIRTRDFSLLWRAIIALTIGYSAFIAEVFRAGLLSVPEGQIEAAEALGLSPWQRFRLVRLPQAFRVILPPLGNDFIAMIKDSSLVSVLGVTDITQLGKVTAAGNFRYFETYNVVALLYLVMTVSLSLVLRRVEKRLAVGR, via the coding sequence GTGAGGGAGCGGCCCGGCGAGAAGGACTTTCCGTGGTGGCTGGTGATCCTGGCCGCCACGGGGGCGGTGCTGTTTGCGCAGGTCGTCGCGGATGATCTCTATGCGCAGGTGCTGGAGACCCTGAGCAAGGGCGTGGCGATCACGGTTTTCGTGACGCTGGTGGCCTTTTCGCTGGCGACCCTGCTGGGGCTGGTGCTGGCGATGGCCTCGATGTCGCGCTGGCTGGTGGCGCGGCAGGCGGCGCGGCTCTACGTGGAGATCGTGCGGGGCGTGCCGATCCTGGTGCTGCTGCTCTACGTGGCCTTCGTGCTGGCGCCGGCGCTGGTGGTAGCGGTGAACTGGGTGCTGACCTCGCTGGGGGGCGAGGGCATCCGGACGCGGGATTTTTCGCTGCTCTGGCGGGCGATCATCGCGCTGACCATCGGCTACTCGGCCTTCATCGCCGAGGTGTTCCGGGCCGGGCTCCTCTCGGTGCCGGAGGGGCAGATCGAGGCGGCGGAGGCGCTGGGGCTGAGCCCCTGGCAGAGGTTCCGGCTGGTGCGACTGCCGCAGGCCTTTCGGGTGATCCTGCCGCCGCTGGGCAATGACTTCATCGCCATGATCAAGGATTCGAGCCTGGTGTCGGTGCTCGGCGTGACCGACATCACCCAGCTCGGCAAGGTCACGGCGGCGGGGAACTTCAGGTATTTCGAGACCTACAACGTGGTGGCGCTGCTCTACCTGGTGATGACGGTGAGCCTGTCGCTCGTGCTGCGGCGGGTGGAGAAGCGGTTGGCGGTGGGGCGGTAG
- a CDS encoding DMT family transporter, whose protein sequence is MSSWITSLEGTEAGHVAALGLALMAAFLHAVFGALQKGRHDPWMSRGAIDFCYGAMAAPFALFVVPWPEPHMWVIFAGAYVIHVAYKICQAMTYTRGAYTVVYPVVRGTGPLFAVIGAGLVFGERFTGGQWAGVAVLLAGIYGLAVYNLRTVTLQRETMVAALGFAVLTGLFVALYTTYDAYGIRATADPFTFLAWFFFIDGLGFAPWVAMLRYRRMAEPPALGPLMARGMIGGVVAFFSFGAIMLATRLDKVGEAAVLRETSTVFAALIGWLLLGERVGPRRLALMALIAAGAVIVEMAG, encoded by the coding sequence ATGAGTTCGTGGATCACCTCCCTGGAAGGCACCGAGGCCGGGCATGTGGCGGCGCTGGGGCTGGCGCTGATGGCGGCCTTTCTGCATGCGGTCTTCGGGGCGTTGCAGAAGGGGCGGCATGATCCGTGGATGAGCCGGGGGGCGATCGACTTCTGCTATGGCGCGATGGCCGCGCCTTTCGCGCTTTTCGTGGTGCCCTGGCCCGAGCCGCACATGTGGGTGATCTTTGCCGGGGCCTACGTGATCCACGTAGCCTACAAGATCTGCCAGGCGATGACCTATACCCGTGGCGCCTATACGGTGGTCTACCCGGTGGTGCGGGGCACCGGGCCGCTCTTTGCGGTGATCGGCGCCGGGCTGGTCTTTGGCGAGCGGTTCACCGGCGGGCAATGGGCCGGGGTGGCGGTGCTGCTGGCGGGGATCTACGGGCTCGCGGTCTACAACCTGCGGACCGTCACCCTGCAGCGCGAGACCATGGTGGCCGCCCTCGGCTTCGCCGTGCTGACCGGGCTCTTCGTGGCGCTCTACACCACCTATGACGCCTATGGCATCCGCGCCACGGCGGACCCCTTCACCTTTCTGGCCTGGTTCTTCTTCATCGACGGGCTGGGATTTGCGCCCTGGGTGGCGATGCTGCGCTATCGCCGGATGGCCGAGCCGCCCGCGCTCGGGCCGCTGATGGCGCGGGGGATGATCGGCGGCGTGGTGGCCTTTTTCTCCTTCGGCGCGATCATGCTGGCGACCCGGCTCGACAAGGTGGGCGAGGCGGCGGTGCTGCGCGAGACCTCCACCGTCTTTGCCGCGCTGATCGGGTGGCTGCTGCTGGGTGAACGGGTCGGGCCGCGACGTTTGGCCCTTATGGCCTTGATCGCGGCGGGTGCGGTGATAGTTGAGATGGCAGGTTGA
- a CDS encoding inner membrane-spanning protein YciB, producing the protein MAEKNVPGWVKTALEFGPVLGFFVAFFLLKGESYMLFGHEVKTFTYITFWFVLAMVICMGALWALTGALSRMQVMTLVLVVFMGGLTVVLDNDLFLKLKPTILYALFAGILGIGLLRGQSYLARLMEGLLPMTHEGWMILTRRFVIFFAVLAVANAVVAFALSSGVWVTVKTFGLPAALFAFMMTQYPLIEKYGTEGERGGK; encoded by the coding sequence ATGGCAGAGAAGAACGTGCCCGGATGGGTGAAGACGGCGCTGGAGTTCGGCCCGGTGCTGGGCTTCTTCGTGGCCTTCTTCCTGCTGAAGGGGGAGAGCTACATGCTCTTCGGCCACGAGGTGAAGACCTTCACCTACATCACCTTCTGGTTCGTGCTCGCCATGGTGATCTGCATGGGGGCGCTCTGGGCGCTGACCGGCGCGCTCAGCCGCATGCAGGTGATGACGCTGGTGCTCGTGGTCTTCATGGGCGGGCTGACGGTGGTGCTCGACAACGACCTCTTCCTGAAGCTGAAACCGACGATCCTTTACGCGCTCTTCGCCGGCATTCTCGGCATCGGCCTGCTGCGCGGGCAGAGCTACCTCGCCCGGCTGATGGAAGGCCTGCTGCCGATGACCCACGAGGGCTGGATGATCCTGACCCGGCGGTTCGTGATCTTCTTTGCCGTGCTGGCGGTGGCCAATGCGGTGGTGGCCTTTGCGCTGAGTTCGGGGGTCTGGGTGACGGTCAAGACATTTGGCCTGCCGGCGGCGCTCTTTGCCTTCATGATGACGCAATATCCGCTGATCGAGAAATACGGGACCGAGGGCGAGCGGGGCGGCAAGTGA
- a CDS encoding sulfite exporter TauE/SafE family protein — MEFWIVAALAAFMMGLSKGGVPMLAMLSVPMMSLFMDPALAAGLLLPLYIVADWYAVYLFRRAFSARLLKIMLPGAVAGIVAAFFAVSLVPGDAIKLLVAGIGFYYLFGSVKGRFARQAPAPREADVPRGVFWGTLAGFTSYISHAGGPPFQAYVLPQKLDKMVYLGTVTIFFSVVNLLKVPPYIMAGQITGASLGDAVWLAPFALAGAWSGSRVARWLPEKAFYLLVEVALAVVSGKLVWEVLVG, encoded by the coding sequence ATGGAGTTCTGGATCGTGGCCGCGCTCGCGGCCTTCATGATGGGGCTGTCGAAGGGCGGGGTGCCGATGCTGGCGATGCTCTCGGTGCCGATGATGTCGCTGTTCATGGACCCGGCGCTGGCGGCGGGGCTGCTGCTGCCGCTCTACATCGTGGCCGACTGGTACGCGGTTTACCTGTTTCGCCGGGCGTTCTCGGCGCGGCTCTTGAAGATCATGCTGCCGGGGGCGGTGGCGGGGATCGTGGCGGCCTTCTTTGCAGTGTCGCTGGTGCCCGGTGATGCAATCAAGCTGCTGGTGGCGGGCATCGGGTTTTACTATCTCTTCGGATCGGTGAAAGGCCGGTTTGCGCGGCAGGCGCCCGCGCCGCGCGAGGCGGACGTGCCGCGCGGCGTGTTCTGGGGCACGTTGGCGGGGTTCACAAGCTACATCTCCCATGCCGGCGGGCCGCCGTTTCAGGCCTATGTGCTGCCGCAGAAGCTGGACAAGATGGTGTATCTCGGCACGGTCACGATCTTCTTTTCGGTCGTCAACCTGCTGAAGGTGCCGCCCTACATCATGGCCGGGCAGATCACCGGCGCGAGCCTGGGCGATGCGGTCTGGCTGGCGCCCTTTGCCCTGGCCGGAGCGTGGAGCGGCTCACGGGTGGCGCGCTGGCTGCCGGAGAAGGCGTTTTACCTGCTGGTGGAGGTGGCGCTGGCGGTGGTGTCGGGGAAGCTGGTTTGGGAGGTTTTGGTTGGGTGA
- a CDS encoding type VI secretion system-associated protein TagO: MKALNTGTSSCLSDLVHDGVLGRNSLLRLALLLASVGIGMCCAKSASAQDSIARCVSIKNEVARLNCYDAAASSFADVDREGRPVEIPTKPTVADGTGKWNYQSSSDPLTDEAVFTAYVTSDYPSAGRDPILFVRCKSNSIDAYIAWNEYLSDNTTVTVRFGDDEPETSNWASAVDETATFVPGGRLQAFLTRMMTVDKLTARIQPYREGPVTAVFDLTGMKTVFDPYRDLCRLENS, encoded by the coding sequence ATGAAAGCCCTTAACACTGGGACATCTTCCTGCTTATCTGATTTAGTCCATGATGGCGTTCTTGGGAGAAACAGTTTGCTTCGACTAGCTTTATTACTTGCCTCGGTGGGAATTGGTATGTGTTGCGCCAAGAGCGCTTCTGCCCAAGACTCCATTGCTCGCTGTGTTAGTATCAAGAATGAGGTCGCGCGTCTGAACTGCTATGATGCTGCAGCGTCCTCATTCGCGGATGTCGATCGTGAGGGCCGACCAGTAGAAATACCTACCAAGCCAACCGTGGCAGACGGGACGGGGAAATGGAATTATCAATCTTCTTCGGACCCGCTGACAGATGAGGCTGTTTTCACTGCTTATGTGACGTCGGACTATCCGTCCGCCGGAAGGGATCCTATACTTTTTGTAAGGTGCAAGAGCAACTCGATTGACGCCTACATTGCTTGGAACGAGTATCTTTCTGACAATACCACGGTCACCGTGCGCTTCGGGGATGACGAACCTGAAACCTCAAACTGGGCTTCGGCTGTCGACGAAACAGCAACCTTCGTTCCGGGCGGAAGATTACAAGCCTTCCTGACACGCATGATGACTGTCGATAAGCTCACGGCGCGGATTCAACCCTATAGAGAAGGGCCCGTAACGGCGGTATTCGATCTTACTGGCATGAAGACGGTTTTCGATCCTTATAGGGATTTATGTCGTTTGGAGAATAGTTGA